One stretch of Halobaculum marinum DNA includes these proteins:
- a CDS encoding DUF7546 family protein has translation MSGDPATRTDATSDPPTRPDASASVDLPYLPVVRRQSLRRWTLVLAVEAVLLLAYFGLTDATVLSLGYVVAPFVWINAAWWAVARTDAPAAPRRRRVGVAVLAVGYFLLLLVVTGLLGGGSGGPVVWLELGGGSPGWGPVVRYGGALFSFTLVPFRVIGYLALAYLLYAASLRATTAALSGVVGLASCVSCGFSVVLSLVAGVTGGSTAALGAVYAASVEVSTAAFLLAVALLALGPTVGETLVSRFR, from the coding sequence ATGTCGGGTGACCCGGCGACGCGGACGGACGCGACGAGCGACCCCCCGACACGACCGGACGCCAGTGCGAGCGTCGACCTCCCGTACCTCCCGGTGGTTCGGCGGCAGTCACTGCGACGCTGGACACTCGTCCTCGCGGTCGAGGCGGTACTCCTGCTCGCGTACTTCGGCCTCACGGACGCCACGGTGCTCAGCCTCGGCTACGTCGTCGCGCCGTTCGTCTGGATCAACGCCGCCTGGTGGGCGGTCGCGCGCACCGACGCGCCCGCCGCACCGCGTCGGCGTCGGGTCGGCGTCGCCGTCCTCGCCGTCGGCTACTTCCTGCTGTTGCTCGTCGTCACGGGGTTGCTAGGCGGCGGCTCGGGGGGGCCGGTCGTCTGGCTCGAACTCGGCGGCGGGTCGCCGGGGTGGGGGCCGGTCGTGCGCTACGGCGGCGCGCTGTTCTCGTTCACCCTCGTCCCGTTCCGGGTTATCGGCTACCTCGCGTTGGCGTACCTCCTGTACGCTGCGTCGCTGCGGGCGACGACCGCCGCGCTCTCCGGTGTCGTGGGGCTGGCCTCCTGCGTGAGCTGTGGCTTCTCGGTCGTGCTCTCGCTGGTCGCGGGCGTCACGGGAGGGTCGACGGCGGCGCTCGGCGCGGTGTACGCGGCCTCGGTCGAGGTGTCGACCGCGGCGTTCCTCCTCGCGGTCGCTCTGCTGGCGCTCGGGCCAACAGTCGGGGAGACGCTGGTGTCGCGGTTCCGGTGA
- a CDS encoding cytochrome C oxidase subunit IV family protein, with translation MTSTKLYTVIYVVLFVLATVQVLIEQAGFLEEAYWTAFVVIMVLSAVKALFVVGYYQHLKFEPRAVTLVVFAGLLGALALTAAAAYSIL, from the coding sequence ATGACATCCACCAAACTGTACACGGTAATCTACGTGGTCCTGTTCGTCCTCGCGACGGTACAGGTGCTCATCGAACAGGCGGGCTTCCTCGAGGAGGCGTACTGGACGGCGTTCGTGGTGATCATGGTGCTGTCGGCGGTGAAGGCGCTGTTCGTCGTCGGCTACTACCAGCACCTCAAGTTCGAGCCACGGGCGGTCACGCTCGTCGTGTTCGCGGGCCTGCTCGGTGCCCTCGCGCTCACTGCGGCGGCGGCGTACTCGATCCTCTGA
- a CDS encoding cbb3-type cytochrome c oxidase subunit I translates to MSADGASRLATPDLPDATTLKRYLVTTNHKDVGLLYIGTSLFFLVFGGVLALLLRTQLWASRAPGEGILGPAAYNQAVSAHGLLMVFWFLSPLAIGLANYVVPLQIGAKDLAFPRLNALSYWLYLFSGLLFGVSFFQGSSFSGGWTMYAPLNVPTFLPSVGATTTVFALILFTASVTVGGVNFITTIHRMRAKGMSLWRMPLFTWTILLTVWMMLFAFAALLAALLVLSSDRILGTTYFAQSSPGGAILWTHLFWFFGHPEVYIVFFPALGVMAEVFQTFTGRRIVGRKWFIAAMILVAVQSFFVWMHHMFLTSISLNVKTLFMATTIGISLPFDLMVFALIYTLKKGDIRFSTPFLFNFGALVLFILGGITGVFLGAVVLDYEFRGTYWVVAHFHYVMVGGVTALIGGIYYWFPKFTGRMYDEFLGKVHFAMYFVGFNLLYFPMFVAWETPRRVFAYQVSLEPWHQLATVGGFLLGSSFLVMFYNLYRSAWAGEEAPDSPWEYASTAEWAVPSPPPLENYEGYPDYTDGELRFLDEETVRAAHDESGAPVGAAAADGGTVVRREGVTPPATAVETGHDHHESHASVWPVVVAAGAFLTLLGASGIQQGSFVDGMAGNVYLGLLVSGGVVTLGALVAMTMEPFDGPVVEWAAQWPFGEVENTKLGMWVFLASDVVLFGAFIGAYAFVRVAYGWEAWHDLIPAAHVPLPGLINTYLLLTSSFSVVIAMVAARKEKPRLMIASLVATFGLGVAFLINKALEWQHLFHVHEAAFPNGWDLSTNIASSTFYLTTGLHGAHVAVGLLITLYMIGRAYRGAYLGDDKPIEYFGLYWHFVDVVWLFLFPLFYIL, encoded by the coding sequence GTGAGCGCCGACGGCGCGAGCCGACTCGCGACGCCGGACCTCCCGGACGCGACGACGCTCAAGCGGTACCTCGTCACGACCAACCACAAGGACGTCGGGCTGTTGTACATCGGGACGTCGCTGTTCTTCCTGGTGTTCGGCGGCGTACTCGCGCTGTTGCTTCGCACGCAACTGTGGGCATCGCGCGCGCCGGGAGAGGGAATCCTCGGCCCTGCTGCGTACAACCAGGCCGTCTCCGCCCACGGGCTGTTGATGGTGTTCTGGTTCCTCTCGCCGCTGGCGATCGGACTCGCGAACTACGTCGTCCCGCTCCAGATCGGAGCGAAGGATCTGGCGTTTCCGAGACTGAACGCCCTGAGCTACTGGCTGTACCTGTTCTCTGGGCTGCTGTTCGGCGTGTCGTTCTTCCAGGGGTCGTCGTTCTCCGGCGGGTGGACGATGTACGCACCGCTGAACGTGCCGACGTTCCTCCCGTCGGTCGGCGCGACGACGACGGTGTTCGCACTGATCCTGTTCACGGCCTCGGTGACCGTCGGCGGAGTGAACTTCATCACCACCATCCATCGGATGCGGGCGAAGGGGATGTCGCTGTGGCGGATGCCGCTGTTCACCTGGACTATCCTCCTCACCGTCTGGATGATGCTGTTCGCGTTCGCCGCGCTGTTGGCGGCGCTGTTGGTGCTCTCGTCGGACCGTATCCTCGGGACCACCTACTTCGCCCAGAGCAGTCCCGGCGGGGCCATCCTGTGGACGCACCTGTTCTGGTTCTTCGGACACCCGGAGGTGTACATCGTGTTCTTCCCCGCGCTCGGGGTGATGGCCGAGGTGTTCCAGACGTTCACCGGGCGCCGGATCGTGGGGCGCAAGTGGTTCATCGCGGCTATGATCCTCGTGGCGGTCCAGAGCTTCTTCGTCTGGATGCACCACATGTTCCTGACGAGCATCTCGCTCAACGTCAAGACGCTGTTCATGGCGACGACCATCGGTATCTCGTTGCCGTTCGACCTGATGGTGTTCGCGCTCATCTACACGCTGAAGAAGGGGGACATCCGCTTCTCGACGCCGTTCCTGTTCAACTTCGGCGCGCTCGTGCTGTTCATCCTCGGGGGTATCACCGGCGTGTTCCTCGGCGCGGTCGTCCTCGACTACGAGTTCCGCGGCACCTACTGGGTCGTCGCCCACTTCCACTACGTGATGGTCGGCGGCGTCACCGCCCTGATCGGCGGCATCTACTACTGGTTCCCGAAGTTCACCGGGCGGATGTACGACGAGTTCCTCGGGAAGGTCCACTTCGCGATGTACTTCGTCGGGTTCAACCTGCTCTACTTCCCGATGTTCGTCGCCTGGGAGACGCCCCGTCGCGTGTTCGCCTACCAGGTGTCGCTGGAGCCGTGGCACCAACTGGCGACGGTCGGGGGGTTCCTCCTCGGCTCGTCGTTCCTCGTCATGTTCTACAACCTGTACCGGAGCGCGTGGGCCGGCGAGGAGGCACCCGACTCCCCGTGGGAGTACGCCAGCACCGCCGAGTGGGCCGTGCCCTCGCCGCCGCCGTTAGAGAACTACGAGGGGTACCCCGACTACACGGACGGCGAGTTGCGGTTCCTCGACGAAGAGACGGTGCGCGCCGCGCACGACGAGTCGGGCGCCCCCGTGGGTGCCGCCGCCGCCGACGGCGGGACGGTCGTCCGTCGCGAGGGGGTGACGCCACCCGCGACGGCGGTCGAGACGGGCCACGACCACCACGAGAGCCACGCGAGCGTCTGGCCCGTCGTCGTCGCCGCGGGCGCGTTCCTCACGCTGTTGGGGGCCTCTGGCATCCAGCAGGGGTCGTTCGTCGACGGGATGGCCGGGAACGTCTACCTCGGCCTGCTCGTGTCGGGCGGCGTCGTCACGCTCGGCGCGCTCGTCGCGATGACGATGGAGCCGTTCGACGGACCCGTCGTCGAGTGGGCCGCCCAGTGGCCGTTCGGCGAGGTGGAGAACACCAAACTCGGGATGTGGGTGTTCCTCGCGAGCGACGTGGTGCTGTTCGGCGCGTTCATCGGCGCGTACGCGTTCGTCCGTGTGGCCTACGGCTGGGAGGCGTGGCACGACCTCATCCCGGCGGCGCACGTTCCGCTCCCGGGGTTGATCAACACGTACCTGCTCCTCACGAGCAGTTTCAGCGTCGTCATCGCGATGGTCGCCGCGCGCAAGGAGAAGCCGCGGCTCATGATCGCCAGCCTCGTCGCGACGTTCGGCCTCGGCGTGGCGTTCCTGATCAACAAGGCGCTGGAGTGGCAGCACCTGTTCCACGTCCACGAGGCGGCGTTCCCGAACGGGTGGGACCTCTCGACGAACATTGCGTCGTCGACGTTCTACCTGACGACGGGGCTCCACGGCGCCCACGTCGCGGTCGGCCTGCTCATCACGCTGTACATGATCGGCCGAGCGTACCGCGGGGCGTACCTAGGCGACGACAAGCCGATCGAGTACTTCGGCCTGTACTGGCACTTCGTCGACGTCGTCTGGCTGTTCCTGTTCCCGCTGTTCTACATCCTGTGA
- the coxB gene encoding cytochrome c oxidase subunit II, translating to MVPHDTALGHAVPLHTSGGGLVPRGTRVQVFDSIFEVFLLLGTLVGIVVVGYMGLKAYQYRRGADHDDGDVSRPVLGELPRGSEGGGKLFVSFGMSAIIVVSLISWTYLTLLYVEDPGQSAADPEALEVEVIGGQFSWTYVYPNGHQTNVLRAPADTDVHLTVTSRDVFHNYGIPELRVKSDAIPGQTTDTWFVAEEPGTYTAHCYELCGSGHSFMDGEVIIMEPAAFDEWYANTAASDDGTTGNASNASVSLAPGRLVAATGVGA from the coding sequence ATGGTACCGCATGACACGGCCCTTGGCCACGCGGTTCCGCTGCACACCAGCGGGGGTGGCCTCGTGCCCCGCGGAACCCGGGTACAGGTGTTCGACAGCATCTTCGAGGTGTTCCTCTTGCTCGGGACGCTAGTCGGCATCGTCGTCGTCGGGTACATGGGACTGAAGGCGTACCAGTACCGACGCGGCGCCGACCACGACGACGGCGACGTGTCGCGGCCGGTGCTCGGCGAACTCCCGCGGGGGAGCGAAGGCGGGGGGAAACTGTTCGTCTCCTTCGGGATGAGCGCCATCATCGTCGTCTCGCTCATCTCCTGGACGTACCTCACCCTCCTCTACGTCGAGGACCCGGGGCAGAGCGCGGCCGACCCCGAGGCGCTGGAGGTGGAGGTGATCGGGGGGCAGTTTTCGTGGACATACGTCTACCCGAACGGCCACCAGACGAACGTGCTGCGCGCGCCCGCAGACACCGACGTCCACCTCACCGTCACATCACGCGACGTGTTTCACAACTACGGCATCCCAGAGTTGCGAGTGAAGTCCGACGCCATCCCGGGGCAGACGACGGACACCTGGTTCGTCGCCGAGGAACCGGGCACGTACACCGCCCACTGTTACGAACTGTGCGGCTCCGGCCACTCGTTCATGGACGGCGAGGTGATTATCATGGAGCCGGCGGCGTTCGACGAGTGGTACGCGAACACGGCGGCGAGTGACGACGGGACGACCGGGAACGCCTCGAACGCGAGCGTCTCGCTGGCGCCCGGGAGACTCGTCGCAGCCACGGGGGTGGGCGCGTGA
- a CDS encoding DUF6789 family protein: protein MSEPSEVAMRETTVTEQADELAIPITIKVLGVSMLGGLIGMVVMLPLLVGVPAALGLFSTDPIVAFVPLTGLLGFEPTLAIGLALFVAGGTVLLPMVFLVVGAYLPPASPRALRGATFATIFWTGFVPAFWPEGGTLTVLAYLVVSLVAHWLYGVVLAGVLDRTVGIPQHKV, encoded by the coding sequence ATGAGCGAACCGAGCGAGGTGGCGATGAGAGAGACGACAGTCACCGAGCAGGCGGACGAACTCGCCATCCCGATCACGATCAAAGTGCTCGGCGTCTCGATGCTCGGCGGGCTGATCGGGATGGTCGTGATGCTGCCGCTGCTGGTGGGGGTACCGGCTGCACTCGGCCTGTTCAGCACCGACCCAATCGTCGCGTTCGTCCCGCTCACGGGACTGCTCGGCTTCGAACCGACGCTCGCCATCGGCCTCGCGCTGTTCGTCGCCGGCGGCACCGTGTTGCTCCCGATGGTGTTCCTCGTCGTCGGCGCGTACCTGCCGCCGGCGTCCCCGCGTGCGCTACGGGGCGCCACGTTCGCGACCATCTTCTGGACCGGGTTCGTCCCCGCCTTCTGGCCCGAGGGCGGGACGCTGACCGTGCTCGCGTACCTCGTCGTCTCGCTGGTCGCCCACTGGCTGTACGGCGTCGTTCTCGCCGGCGTCCTCGACCGGACGGTGGGGATTCCCCAACACAAAGTGTGA
- a CDS encoding succinylglutamate desuccinylase/aspartoacylase domain-containing protein: MQIHQLGEGVPEVAVVAGIHGDEPCGPRAVERLLAEDPDVERPVKLVVANEEALEAGVRYLEEDLNRAFPGDANGDTHESQLAYHLMAELEGCTVLALHSTQSTAEPFAVAETVDEIARAVVPHLPVTKLLETEGLAEGRLIQHPHTVEVECGLQGSDEAAENAYRLVRGFLSATSALPVDDATVRADEEAVRAADGGAPEAIEVFELVDPVPKPRADEYEVFVENFAKVEVGERFAAADGETFTADESFYPVLMSPYGYEDLFGYAADRVGTLGDRPN, from the coding sequence ATGCAAATCCACCAGCTCGGTGAGGGTGTCCCCGAGGTGGCCGTCGTCGCCGGGATCCACGGAGACGAGCCGTGCGGCCCCCGTGCCGTCGAGCGGCTGCTCGCGGAGGACCCCGACGTGGAGCGGCCGGTGAAGCTCGTCGTCGCGAACGAGGAGGCGCTGGAGGCAGGCGTCCGCTACCTCGAAGAGGACCTCAACCGCGCGTTCCCCGGCGACGCGAACGGCGACACCCACGAGTCACAGCTCGCGTACCACCTCATGGCCGAGTTGGAGGGCTGTACGGTGCTGGCGCTCCACTCGACGCAGTCGACGGCGGAGCCGTTCGCGGTCGCCGAGACCGTCGACGAGATTGCGCGGGCTGTCGTCCCGCACCTCCCGGTGACGAAACTGCTGGAGACGGAGGGGCTCGCCGAGGGGCGCCTCATCCAGCATCCCCACACGGTCGAGGTCGAGTGTGGTCTCCAAGGGAGCGACGAGGCCGCCGAGAACGCCTATCGACTCGTCCGCGGCTTCCTCTCGGCGACGAGCGCGCTCCCGGTCGACGACGCGACCGTCCGCGCCGACGAGGAGGCGGTCCGTGCCGCCGACGGCGGCGCTCCCGAGGCGATCGAGGTGTTCGAACTCGTCGACCCCGTGCCGAAGCCGCGGGCCGACGAGTACGAGGTGTTCGTCGAGAACTTCGCGAAGGTCGAGGTCGGCGAACGCTTCGCCGCCGCCGACGGCGAGACGTTCACCGCCGACGAGTCGTTCTACCCGGTGTTGATGTCGCCGTACGGCTACGAGGACCTGTTCGGCTACGCCGCCGACCGGGTCGGCACCCTCGGCGACCGCCCGAACTGA
- a CDS encoding M20/M25/M40 family metallo-hydrolase, whose product MDTERREFLDDLLTTPSPSGFETDGQRVWADYVRSFADEVTTDAYGNAVAVHEGSGDGPEIAFAGHADEIGFMVRRITDDGYLRLTRVGGSDRTVSKGQHVTVHTDDGPVQGVIGQTAIHLRNPSDDEIEDVSEQFVDVGASDEAEARTLVEVGDPVTFSSTVEDLHGTRLSARGMDNRVGTWAAAEGLRRAVEADVGATVYAVSTVQEEVGLNGAEMVGFDLDPDVAVAVDVTHATDNPDVDDDSKGPVELGAGPVVARGSANHPTVVDLARTAAEETGIDYQLQAAGIRTGTDADAFFTSRGGTPALNVGIPNRYMHTPVEVVDTADLVAVADLFGAMAERAPAFAPFAVDI is encoded by the coding sequence ATGGACACGGAGCGACGCGAGTTCCTCGACGACCTGCTCACCACCCCCTCTCCCTCTGGCTTCGAGACGGACGGCCAGCGCGTCTGGGCCGACTACGTCCGGTCGTTCGCCGACGAGGTGACGACCGACGCGTACGGCAACGCGGTCGCCGTCCACGAGGGGTCCGGCGACGGCCCGGAGATCGCATTCGCCGGGCACGCCGACGAGATCGGATTTATGGTCCGCCGGATCACCGACGACGGCTACCTGCGACTGACCCGCGTCGGCGGGTCCGACCGGACCGTCTCGAAGGGCCAACACGTCACCGTCCACACCGACGACGGTCCCGTGCAGGGCGTGATCGGACAGACCGCGATCCACCTGCGCAACCCGAGTGACGACGAGATCGAAGACGTGAGCGAACAGTTCGTCGACGTGGGTGCGAGCGACGAGGCCGAGGCGCGCACCCTCGTCGAGGTCGGCGACCCCGTGACGTTCTCCTCGACCGTCGAGGACCTCCACGGCACCCGCCTGTCGGCCCGCGGGATGGACAACCGAGTCGGCACGTGGGCCGCCGCCGAGGGGCTTCGACGCGCCGTCGAGGCGGACGTGGGCGCCACGGTGTACGCCGTCTCGACCGTCCAAGAGGAGGTCGGACTCAACGGAGCAGAGATGGTTGGCTTCGACCTCGACCCCGACGTGGCGGTCGCCGTCGACGTGACCCACGCGACCGACAACCCCGACGTGGACGACGACTCGAAGGGCCCCGTCGAGTTGGGCGCGGGGCCGGTCGTCGCCCGCGGGTCGGCGAACCACCCGACGGTCGTCGACCTCGCGCGCACCGCCGCCGAGGAGACGGGGATCGACTACCAACTCCAGGCCGCGGGGATCCGGACCGGCACGGACGCCGACGCGTTCTTCACTAGTCGCGGCGGGACGCCCGCGCTCAACGTCGGCATCCCGAACCGCTACATGCACACGCCCGTCGAGGTCGTCGACACCGCGGACCTGGTCGCGGTCGCGGACCTGTTCGGCGCGATGGCCGAGCGCGCGCCGGCGTTCGCGCCGTTCGCGGTCGACATCTGA
- the trmB gene encoding HTH-type sugar sensing transcriptional regulator TrmB — translation MTDDLRTTMERVGERFNLGEYEIDAYLAVLEHGELTASEIASETDIPQPRVYDTVRSLSDRGLVELRESRPMKIVAVDPGEAFGDIRSSLSEMVDELEARYTAPTRDTEAVSLVKSRSTILRYLEEVIESAEYELAVSLTPDLLRRFREPLEQRIDDGVAVELLVTPASRAPAPAEFDYEAVATEARSRRGITTPVLAVADGEYSVYATQDALRDDRDRYGVIFNRSALGFLVSGFFGTVLWSTADTIAVDGEKRPFPRTYASIRRAVKDIHEVGGDFGAVITGRDVETGNEIRVEGAVVDYEYDASEQVASFTVADPDGGNVTVGGLVAAFEDVEGQEIELNRR, via the coding sequence ATGACCGACGACCTCAGGACGACGATGGAGCGGGTCGGCGAGCGCTTCAACCTCGGCGAGTACGAGATCGACGCGTACCTCGCGGTGCTGGAGCACGGCGAGTTGACGGCCTCGGAGATCGCCAGCGAGACGGACATCCCGCAACCCCGTGTGTACGACACGGTGCGGAGCTTGTCGGACCGCGGACTGGTGGAGCTTCGCGAGTCGCGCCCGATGAAGATCGTCGCGGTTGACCCCGGCGAGGCGTTCGGCGACATCCGCTCGTCGCTGTCGGAGATGGTCGACGAGTTGGAGGCGCGCTACACGGCGCCGACGCGTGACACGGAGGCGGTGTCGCTGGTCAAGTCGCGGTCGACGATCCTCCGCTACCTGGAGGAGGTCATCGAGTCCGCCGAGTACGAGTTGGCCGTCTCGCTGACGCCGGACCTGCTGCGTCGCTTCCGCGAACCGCTGGAGCAGCGCATCGACGACGGCGTCGCCGTCGAGTTGCTCGTCACGCCCGCCTCGCGGGCGCCCGCACCCGCCGAGTTCGACTACGAGGCCGTCGCCACCGAGGCCCGGAGTCGCCGCGGCATCACGACGCCGGTGCTGGCGGTCGCCGACGGCGAGTACTCCGTGTACGCGACCCAAGACGCCCTCCGCGACGACCGTGACCGCTACGGCGTCATCTTCAACCGCTCGGCGCTGGGCTTCCTCGTCTCCGGCTTCTTCGGCACCGTGCTGTGGTCGACGGCCGACACGATCGCCGTCGACGGCGAGAAGCGCCCGTTCCCGCGGACGTACGCGTCCATCCGCCGCGCCGTCAAGGACATCCACGAGGTCGGCGGCGACTTCGGCGCCGTCATCACCGGGCGCGACGTGGAGACGGGCAACGAGATCCGCGTCGAGGGCGCCGTCGTCGACTACGAGTACGACGCCTCCGAGCAGGTCGCCTCCTTCACCGTCGCCGACCCCGACGGCGGCAACGTCACCGTCGGCGGCCTCGTCGCCGCCTTCGAGGACGTCGAGGGCCAAGAGATCGAACTCAACCGGCGCTGA
- a CDS encoding proteasome assembly chaperone family protein yields the protein MNHVDEPATFHVSTETAPSRTVIAGFSQFGLAGLTAADYLVNHLSLEQTGHIRADGLPTITPFENGRPRYPTRLFSRPDLDVTVLVGELFVPVALAEPFSRAILGWTETAGVEEVAVLSGVPFAHGPEEHRAFFVASDDYRAAHAEELATTAVPDATAASTNGESLDEESTEPTDESTAETGAEATDDATAQAAPPIPPMANGFLDGTNAALMARAMESALAVAVYVTPVHAQAPDVEAAVRLVEAVDRVYDLGVDTGPLESFAHEVGEYYRNLAERLEEHGEEEQPPDRMYM from the coding sequence ATGAATCACGTCGACGAGCCCGCCACGTTCCACGTCTCGACCGAGACAGCGCCGTCGCGGACCGTGATCGCGGGGTTCTCCCAGTTCGGCCTCGCGGGGTTGACGGCGGCAGACTACCTCGTGAACCACCTCTCGTTGGAGCAGACCGGCCACATTCGCGCCGACGGTCTCCCGACGATCACGCCGTTCGAGAACGGTCGCCCGCGGTACCCCACCCGACTGTTCTCGCGGCCAGACCTCGACGTCACGGTGCTCGTCGGGGAGCTGTTCGTCCCCGTCGCCCTCGCGGAGCCGTTCTCGCGCGCCATCCTCGGGTGGACGGAGACTGCCGGCGTCGAGGAGGTGGCCGTCCTCTCGGGGGTCCCGTTCGCCCACGGGCCGGAGGAACACCGGGCGTTCTTCGTCGCGAGCGACGACTACCGCGCGGCACACGCCGAGGAGTTGGCGACCACCGCCGTGCCGGATGCGACCGCAGCGTCGACCAACGGGGAGTCACTCGACGAAGAGTCGACGGAGCCGACCGACGAGTCGACGGCGGAAACGGGGGCCGAGGCGACGGACGACGCGACCGCACAGGCCGCACCGCCGATCCCGCCCATGGCGAACGGCTTCCTCGACGGGACGAACGCCGCCTTGATGGCGCGCGCGATGGAGTCGGCGCTGGCAGTCGCCGTTTACGTCACGCCGGTCCACGCGCAGGCGCCCGACGTGGAGGCCGCCGTTCGTCTCGTGGAGGCCGTCGACCGCGTGTACGACCTCGGCGTCGACACTGGCCCGTTGGAGTCGTTCGCCCACGAGGTCGGGGAGTACTACCGGAACCTCGCCGAGCGACTCGAAGAGCACGGCGAGGAGGAGCAGCCGCCCGACCGGATGTACATGTAG
- a CDS encoding mechanosensitive ion channel family protein, translating into MQTGTTVTNAAASAPAQLGSGASQAGDSVIGTLTRLYNGLLEVPGVKVAIVLLFLALGAVVATYIVRLLGRPVARRFARESVAQVVLRGSRFAVVILFGFVGLNAAGIELGNIVLSVGVFSAVVGIILAPIVGSVISGLFVLADQPFEIGDMVELPDGTRGFVEDITLRYTKIFTVDNTFEVIPNSYVRDHRVTNLSAEDERTRLTLPILVTYESNIGRARSLIERAAASCEAVIEGGPDVRIGVARYPAKPTCYIDSFGDHGVQITLRYWARNPYKPLTVRSQVQTAVWRILEDDPDIDVEFAYPHSHLVFDETSGVAQVAMQEGAPTGERVNAREPDASAVDTPADSDR; encoded by the coding sequence ATGCAGACCGGGACCACCGTCACGAACGCCGCGGCGTCCGCGCCGGCCCAACTCGGGTCCGGAGCGTCGCAGGCCGGAGACAGCGTGATCGGTACGCTCACCCGGCTCTACAACGGGCTGTTGGAGGTTCCGGGGGTGAAGGTCGCCATCGTCCTGCTGTTCCTGGCGCTCGGGGCGGTCGTCGCGACGTACATCGTCCGACTCCTCGGCAGGCCGGTCGCGCGTCGCTTCGCCCGCGAGTCGGTCGCGCAGGTGGTGTTGCGCGGGTCGCGATTCGCCGTGGTGATCCTGTTCGGGTTCGTCGGGCTCAACGCCGCGGGCATCGAGTTGGGCAACATCGTCCTCTCGGTGGGTGTGTTCTCTGCGGTGGTCGGTATCATCCTCGCACCCATCGTCGGCTCGGTGATCAGCGGGCTGTTCGTCCTCGCAGACCAGCCGTTCGAGATCGGCGACATGGTGGAGTTGCCGGACGGCACCCGTGGGTTCGTCGAGGACATCACGCTCCGCTACACCAAGATCTTCACCGTCGACAACACGTTCGAGGTGATCCCGAACTCCTACGTGCGCGACCACCGGGTGACGAACCTCTCGGCGGAGGACGAGCGCACACGGCTCACGCTCCCGATCCTCGTCACCTACGAGTCGAACATCGGACGCGCCCGGTCGCTCATCGAACGGGCCGCCGCCTCCTGTGAGGCGGTGATCGAGGGCGGGCCGGACGTGCGCATCGGCGTGGCACGCTACCCCGCGAAGCCGACGTGCTACATCGACAGTTTCGGCGACCACGGCGTCCAGATCACGCTGCGCTACTGGGCGCGGAACCCGTACAAGCCGCTGACCGTCCGCTCGCAGGTGCAGACTGCCGTCTGGCGGATCCTCGAAGACGACCCGGACATCGACGTGGAGTTCGCGTACCCGCACAGCCACCTCGTGTTCGACGAGACGAGCGGGGTCGCGCAGGTCGCGATGCAGGAGGGCGCTCCGACTGGCGAGCGGGTGAACGCCAGAGAACCCGACGCGAGCGCCGTGGACACCCCCGCCGACTCCGACCGCTGA
- a CDS encoding dodecin: MVFKKITLIGRSTESFDAATNDAIDRAEATLDNVHWVEVTEFGVEVASVEGREYQAEVEVAFELQE, from the coding sequence ATGGTCTTCAAGAAGATCACCTTGATCGGCCGCAGCACCGAGAGCTTCGACGCCGCGACGAACGACGCCATCGACCGCGCCGAGGCGACACTGGACAACGTCCACTGGGTCGAGGTGACGGAGTTCGGCGTCGAGGTCGCGTCCGTCGAGGGGCGCGAGTACCAGGCGGAGGTCGAGGTCGCGTTCGAACTGCAGGAGTAA